In the Malania oleifera isolate guangnan ecotype guangnan chromosome 1, ASM2987363v1, whole genome shotgun sequence genome, one interval contains:
- the LOC131151800 gene encoding hydroquinone glucosyltransferase, producing the protein MHMAITNPPHAAVLASPGLGHLIPLLELAKRLVTFHDMHVTFLVITTHASAVQSQLLRSSSLPDGLRLHLLPSVDASSLFPRDTTLVVRISTIVRASLPSIRSTIADQPRPSVLIGDIFCTDLFEMAKELSVPMYVFFTASAKLLAFMLHLPTLDEEVEGEYVNLPGPVAIPGCDPIRTADLIDQVRNRKIDEYKCFLHHASRMCMAKGILVNTSDDIEPKTLAALRVDPDFDKLRPTPLPPVYPVGPLIKSDDGDQAEVMTWLDDQPADSVLYISFGSGGTLSAEQVTELARGLELSQQRFIWVVRPPSSESKAAASGTFFNVGSEHEEPSDFLPDGFLERIKGVGMVVSSWVPQVKVLRHASTGGFLTHCGWNSILESVVHGVPMIAWPLYAEQRMNATMLVESLGVAARPLSPPGRVVGREEIERVVRMVMEAEEGAQMRCRVEELKQRLSKAIEEKRTSYNLFCEVEKWKMGSKSSLGVKGHSQ; encoded by the coding sequence ATGCATATGGCGATCACGAATCCACCCCATGCGGCAGTTCTCGCGAGCCCCGGCCTGGGCCATTTGATCCCGTTGCTGGAGCTCGCCAAGCGCCTCGTCACCTTCCACGACATGCACGTCACCTTCCTTGTCATCACCACCCATGCCTCCGCCGTGCAATCCCAACTCCTCCGTTCCTCTTCCCTCCCCGACGGCCTCCGCCTCCACCTCCTCCCGTCGGTCGACGCCTCATCCCTCTTCCCCCGAGATACCACTCTCGTTGTCCGCATAAGCACCATCGTTCGGGCTTCCCTCCCGTCTATCCGATCCACCATCGCCGATCAGCCCCGTCCCTCTGTACTCATCGGCGACATTTTTTGCACGGATCTTTTCGAAATGGCGAAGGAGCTTTCGGTTCCCATGTACGTGTTCTTCACGGCATCAGCCAAGTTGCTCGCCTTCATGCTTCATCTTCCCACTCTTGACGAAGAGGTCGAAGGAGAGTATGTCAACTTGCCGGGGCCCGTGGCGATCCCGGGTTGTGACCCTATACGAACCGCCGACTTGATCGATCAGGTCCGGAACCGGAAGATCGACGAGTACAAGTGTTTCTTGCACCATGCAAGCAGGATGTGCATGGCTAAGGGTATTCTCGTCAATACAAGCGATGACATAGAGCCTAAAACACTTGCTGCCCTGAGAGTTGACCCGGACTTCGACAAGCTGAGGCCTACACCCTTGCCTCCCGTGTATCCAGTGGGTCCCTTGATCAAATCAGACGACGGCGACCAAGCTGAGGTGATGACGTGGCTGGATGATCAACCGGCTGATTCTGTCCTCTACATTTCATTTGGAAGCGGTGGGACCCTTTCAGCAGAGCAGGTGACTGAGTTGGCTCGGGGGCTAGAACTGAGTCAGCAGCGGTTCATTTGGGTGGTGCGACCACCTTCTTCCGAGTCAAAAGCGGCGGCCTCCGGGACGTTCTTCAACGTGGGGAGCGAACACGAGGAGCCGTCGGATTTCTTGCCAGATGGGTTCTTGGAGAGGATCAAAGGCGTGGGAATGGTGGTCTCATCGTGGGTCCCGCAGGTGAAGGTACTCCGCCACGCATCGACTGGCGGGTTTCTCACGCACTGCGGTTGGAATTCGATTCTGGAGAGCGTCGTGCATGGGGTGCCGATGATCGCGTGGCCGCTCTACGCCGAACAAAGGATGAACGCGACAATGCTGGTGGAGAGCCTCGGGGTGGCGGCTCGGCCGTTGTCGCCGCCGGGAAGGGTGGTGGGGAGGGAGGAGATAGAGAGGGTTGTGAGAATGGTTATGGAGGCGGAAGAAGGAGCGCAGATGAGGTGTAGGGTGGAGGAGCTTAAACAGAGGCTGTCCAAAGCCATAGAGGAAAAGAGGACCTCTTATAATTTGTTCTGTGAAGTTGAAAAGTGGAAGATGGGAAGTAAGAGCTCTCTCGGAGTGAAAGGGCACTCACAGTAG